A DNA window from Fragaria vesca subsp. vesca linkage group LG3, FraVesHawaii_1.0, whole genome shotgun sequence contains the following coding sequences:
- the LOC101308451 gene encoding reticuline oxidase-like protein-like: MKPLVLAMISVFSILGVISPVSYATNSSSVETTFLQCLSNHSQSSSPISEVVYTSKNANFSSVLQSYVRNLRFSTPTTPKPLLIVAAKNYSHVQATVVCAKRVGLEIRIRSGGHDYEGLSYVSSKPFIVLDMFNLRSINIDLADESAWVQSGATLGEIYYAISTKSKVHGFPAGVCLTLGAGGHFTGGGYGNMMRKYGLSVDNIVDVQIVNVNGEILDRKSMGEDLFWAIRGGGAASFGVILAWKIKLVKVPEKVTVFQVDRTLEQGATDIVVQWQKVADNIDNDLFIRVMLAPGNGSREGEKTIKVTFVSLFLGDSARLLRLLNQSLPQLGLQQKDCIEMSWIESILFWAGYPNGTSLDVLLSRVPMGMIYLKRKSDYVQEPISKTDMEALWKVMIEIGDGGMLWNPYGGKMSEIPDTETPFPHRAGNIFKIQYSFNWIDGRLETTNRYLNLTTKLHEAMTPHVSKNPREAFLNYRDIDIGTNTKGDYKEAEVYGVKYFKHNFERLVQTKTKVDPDNFFRNEQSIPTLAPKVL; this comes from the coding sequence ATGAAGCCTTTAGTATTAGCAATGATCTCCGTTTTTTCAATCCTTGGAGTGATATCACCAGTTTCATACGCTACAAATTCATCCTCAGTTGAAACCACTTTTCTCCAATGCCTTTCAAACCATTCTCAGTCCTCTAGTCCAATCTCCGAAGTCGTTTACACCTCCAAAAATGCCAATTTCTCATCCGTCCTGCAATCTTATGTGAGAAACCTCAGATTTTCCACTCCCACAACCCCGAAACCGCTGCTAATCGTGGCGGCCAAGAACTATTCCCATGTTCAAGCCACTGTTGTATGTGCCAAACGTGTAGGCTTAGAAATCAGAATAAGAAGTGGTGGTCATGATTATGAGGGCCTGTCATATGTCTCCAGCAAGCCCTTTATTGTTCTTGACATGTTTAATCTCCGGTCCATCAATATTGATCTGGCTGATGAGAGTGCTTGGGTACAATCTGGGGCAACTCTTGGAGAAATTTACTATGCGATTTCTACAAAGAGCAAAGTCCATGGATTTCCTGCAGGTGTTTGTCTTACGCTTGGTGCTGGTGGACACTTCACAGGAGGTGGGTATGGTAACATGATGAGAAAATATGGACTCTCTGTCGACAACATCGTCGATGTACAAATTGTCAATGTGAACGGTGAGATCCTCGATAGGAAATCAATGGGAGAAGACCTCTTTTGGGCCATAAGAGGGGGTGGTGCAGCAAGTTTTGGAGTCATTCTTGCTTGGAAGATCAAGTTGGTTAAGGTTCCTGAGAAGGTGACGGTGTTCCAGGTCGACAGGACATTAGAACAAGGTGCCACAGACATTGTTGTGCAGTGGCAGAAAGTTGCTGATAATATAGACAATGATCTGTTCATTAGAGTGATGCTAGCACCAGGGAATGGAAGCAGAGAAGGTGAAAAGACAATCAAGGTAACTTTTGTTTCCTTGTTCCTGGGGGATTCTGCAAGGCTTCTGAGGCTGCTGAACCAAAGCCTGCCTCAATTGGGTTTGCAGCAGAAGGATTGCATCGAAATGAGCTGGATAGAATCAATTCTGTTTTGGGCTGGTTACCCTAATGGGACTTCCCTTGATGTTTTGCTCAGTAGGGTTCCAATGGGAATGATATACCTGAAGCGGAAATCAGACTATGTGCAGGAACCGATTTCAAAGACAGATATGGAGGCTTTGTGGAAAGTGATGATAGAAATTGGGGATGGTGGAATGCTGTGGAATCCTTATGGAGGAAAAATGAGTGAGATTCCAGACACTGAAACTCCATTTCCACATAGAGCAGGCAACATATTCAAGATCCAATATTCATTTAACTGGATAGATGGAAGGCTAGAGACCACCAACAGGTACTTAAATTTGACTACAAAACTCCATGAAGCAATGACTCCTCATGTTTCCAAGAATCCAAGGGAGGCTTTTCTGAACTATCGGGATATCGACATAGGAACCAATACAAAGGGTGACTACAAGGAAGCAGAAGTTTATGGGGTTAAGTACTTCAAGCATAATTTTGAAAGGTTAGTGCAGACTAAAACAAAGGTAGATCCTGATAATTTCTTCAGAAATGAACAGAGCATTCCAACTCTTGCGCCCAAAGTATTATGA